aacttttttttttttcttttttggtagaTAAAATATACAACGTACGCATTTTGCTAAATTCTCTAGCGGCCATGCAACGCAAAAGTTGGACTTGGAATGATGAGTTATTTAATTCAAGCTCATCCAGAAAAAATCAACATAGGAAGTAAGTCTACACATGAACTTTGATAATTGATCCAACAGAATTAGAAATTGACACggcagaggaaagaaagaatagaTGTTAAATTCGTTCAAAGTCTCCTATTTGGCCTTCTTGACAGAGTTTGTTCACGTATGTCCTCAAATTGAGGGAAATGCTGGAAATACAGGTACATCTGTGTATGCACCTGAGACCTAATTGGTCCGTATGCATTAGGTATTTTAAGagtgttttaaaaaattttgttgtagCTTTGTATATCAGAAGATGTATTTTAAGGtaatttttaaacttaaaattttactgaaatatttataaaattttttaccaCAACTACATACCACCAATCCCACCGCCCCTCTCCTCCTCCACCACTCTCTCCTCCCTCCTCCtctcttttccctctttcttttcctcccttTCCTACTCCTCCTTCTCCCTCTTTCTCCCCTATCACGATTAGAAGAGGGGGATGGGAGGGGAGGAGGGTTGcggggaaagaaaggaaaggggagaggaaaagaaaagggaagaggAGAAAGGAGCAAGTAGGGGGAGGGAGAGGAAGAGGGAGGAAGAGAAAAGAACGTTGAGGAAAGGGAAGGAAAGAGAAGGGATAGGTGAGGGGTGGTGGTGGTTGTGTGAAGGAGGAAGGGGGGAGGGATGGTGGTGATGagtggaagaagaagaaagtggtagggttttattttattttatttttttgtttttatcagtTGTATTTGATCTTATGTGTACTTGAATTTTTGAagtatttttggagattttttcaAATATGTTGCTATAaacttgtatttgaaaaacttgtaTGTGAAATAGTGGCAAACCCAAACAAAGTTGACTCACTATTAAATTGGATTAATGACAttaaagtaatttttttaacCCTATAATATTTGCCAAATTATATATTGTATACTGCAAGAGGTACCAATCAATTTAGGAAACCAATAATGGGAACTGGCCGCACTTTCTTGAAACCGCGTAAAGAAGCATTGGCCAACTGAAAAGCCAGCGGATtttcaaagtccaattcaaacATCCAGTCTTCCTAAAATTCCACAGATGCCCCCGTTCTTTACCCCATGCCCAAAATTTCTTCGTGTTCATTTTTTCTCCTTCCTCACAAAATTACATCTTCCTTCTAGTTTTCCTTCTCTTATGATCCAACTCTCTTCTTTAGAAGAGCTTATATAGCTCTGTAAAATATACTCTGAGTTTCTATATCTTACCTCTTTTCCATTGCCAGAGCTGATACTACTCTCGAAACCAATCAattatttttcagccattttttTTAACATCTTCTGCAGCTTAACAATTCAAGAGCCATTTCATTTCATAGAATTTGGATTGTTATTGTTTTTGATTGGTGTCTTTGTACCTGAAACAACAAAACTTGATATCCCTTTTGGAGATTTTGTCAAATTCTCTTGGTTTGAGGCAGAAGAGCAGAAGGAAAGAGGAAGACTACTTACACATGAATTTCTTGGTTGGTTTGGtatttgtttacttgttttcCTGTGGTTTTGTAGCCACCGGACGTGGAGGGATTCTTAGTCTGAAGAATCTGAAAGCAAATGTCTCTCATCTGGCTGGCATAGAATTGCCTGATCATTCAAGCTTCAATGCCGTCTCGTCTTCAGCAAATACTGGTTGCAACTTTGCAACAACAAAGAAAGCAACCATGGATGCAGTAGCCACAGATAAGAATTTCtacaatgaagaagaagaagaagaagaagaagatgatgatgatgatgatgatgcaaGAAATTTGGGAAATCAGCATAAACCCACAGTCAAACTTCATCTGAAACGCAGATCAGGAGGCAAAGAAGCCAAGGGAAAAGACTCAGTTCTGGAGTCAACGACAAGGGACTTGGTTAGAATTCAGACTCTTCATACAAGGATTGTGGAGAAGAAGAATCAAAACACCATTTCTAGGCTGAAGAAAGTTGCTAGACAATCACAAAATCATTATAGGAGGTCTTTAATAGCTCTGGCAGCTTCGCCGGAGCCTCAGAGTTCTCAACTTTCCGGCCAACTCATGGCAACTCTTGCTTCAGGGGTGAGTCTTGGTTCAGGAGAATATTTCATGGATGTTTTTGTGGGTACACCTCCAAAGCATTATTCTTTGATTCTTGATACTGGAAGTGATCTTAATTGGATTCAATGTGTTCCATGTTATGACTGTTTTGAGCAAAATGGACCCTTTTATGATCCTAAGGATTCTAGTACTTTCAGAAATATAAGCTGCCATGATCCTAGATGTCACCTGGTTTCATCTCCTGATCCTCCACAACCTTGCAAGTCCGAGAATCAAACATGTCCTTATTTCTATTGGTATGGAGACAGCTCGAATACAACGGGGGATTTTGCGCTAGAAACCTTCACAGTTAATCTCACAAATCCTTCAGGAAAGTCAGAATTCAAAACTGTTGAAAATGTGATGTTTGGCTGTGGTCATTGGAACAGAGGACTGTTTCATGGTGCTGCTGGATTATTAGGCCTTGGGAGAGggcctctttctttttcctcccaaCTTCAATCATTATATGGCCATTCCTTTTCATATTGCCTTGTGGATAGAAACAGCAATGCTAGTGTCAGCAGCAAGCTGATTTTCGGCGAAGATAAAGATCTCTTGAGCCATCCTGGATTGAACTTCACCACATTGGTTTCTGCTGGCAAAGAAAATAATCCAGTTGATACATTTTATTACGTTCAAATCAAGTCGCTTTTGGTGGGGGGTGAGGTTCTGAATATACCGGAAGGAACCTGGAATTTAAGCTCAGAAGGTGCTGGTGGAACAATCATTGATTCTGGTACAACACTGAGCTATTTTGCTGATCCAGCTTACAAGATTATAAAGGAAGCATTCATGAAGAAGGTGAAAAACTACCCAATTGTTGAAGATTTTCCAATATTGTTTCCTTGCTACAATGTCTCAGGGGTGGAGAAGCTAGAGCTGCCATCATTTGGGATCATATTTGGTGATGGTGCAGTGTGGAATTTCCCACAGGAGAACTATTTTATCAAGCTTGAACCAGAGGAAGTTGTTTGTTTGGCAATATTGGGGACTCCAACCTCTTCTCTTTCAATTCTTGGAAACTATCAACAACAAAATTTTCATATCTTGTATGATACAAGACAGTCAAGGCTGGGATATGCCCCAACAAAGTGCTCAGAAGTGTAAAACTGTTTGTATCAGAATTTTTGGTGGGAGGTGGTAAACTGTAAACACATTGGATAtagatggattttttttttaatgatctTTTTGGTTTTTTGCTTCCTTTCAAAAGGTATTAAACACATGTAACTAGCCATTGGTAATTAACCATTGAATTGCTAAAACAGTACACAATTTTGCTTCACAAATATTTAGATTTTGCTATCCTTTAAAATTTATTGTTATGTGCCTTCCATTATTTTCAGGTTGAAAATCATAAGCAAATGAGTTATTAGGATATTTTGTGCATTGGCTCACTAGAGGTTCCATTCTCCCTTCATTTCTTCCCTTTGTTCCTTtaaattgaaaagaaagaatCAGATGCAAACAAATACTAGTTTAAGTTCAGAAGCTACATCATTGGATATATTAAAGAATCATCCATAAGCATTGCACATTTCAATCTTTTCATGATCTAATCTTTAGAGGAATCTCAATTATTGAGGAAACCTCAAATGAGtcctttcaattttttgtttagtTGTACAACCAGAAGtagttatttatattttttattaaaagattttcCTACCTAAAGAAAACCAATATTGAACTTTAAAAATTGCTAAagattaaaaaatttagaagCAAGCCTCCAACTAGATTCCattcaaaattttatatgaTACAGTCAACCTTGATAATGCTTGCACTCTTGGCCTTTTGAACTTTGGCTGTAGATTCTCGTTGATACATTGCActttattttaattcattttctttcatttactAGATTCTCCTGTATTCATTGACAACAGATAATATTCAATGATGGCGGTGGAACTTTATAAATTCATAAAATGGGTAAAAgcttttgattaatttttttgataagCATGATAATAAAAACTTTATTTTGTTGTAAGAGAGAAACTTAAACATGCATAGGTTCACCACAAAAGTATGTATCATCCCCCTTATGAAAAAGAGTTAAATCTGGTAAACTCTCTTAAAATTGTACTTGGACCACTTAACTTAAAAGTGATTGAACAATTGTGTTCTTTTCCTAGATAGAATCTTTTTACTCCATCATGAACATTAAGATGTTAATCAACAAGATTGTTCCTAAGCCCTGGATCAACTGGAAACCCATCTAACTGAATATCCAAATGAGTATTCTTGGCCGCTATTGCTGTCATCTGGCAAATTTAATGACTCTTCATGATTTGTCTTTTCCTTGTACTATCAATTAGTTACACAATCAAACTAGGTAATATGTAATTAagggtgtgtttgataaaattaaagtttgaaaattgaaatgtaAAATCTGAATTCTGTttccattaagttattgaattgttaaatattaaatcaaatacactTGAGTGTATATGATATttaatgataagtgaataacttatcacttatttttggaagcaagttttgcctagaaaattcagtgccacttaattaattcagatgttcaattttttattatcaaactcgtctgaatatattaagatatgaatccattaaatttaagtactgaGTTACGTTATCAAATAGGGCCTAAGAAAAGTATAGAAATCATGACGTGGAGAATAGATGTTTTAATTCTCTTTTGTGTTTTTCCTTGTGAgagttttttaagttttatctttgtgaaatttgagattttgtagatCTAGAATCTAGTTTCTTAGATCTGCAATTTCTTCGTTATTGTCAGATTTGAATTTCTCTTTGGACTTGAATAAGTTTTAATCAGATTTGATTGTCAGCAAACATGCACTGATGTATTCGGCTACAGTGATTCATCCGAATGGAAGAAATATAGGAACATCAATGCTatctttatttatattttttcttagaTTTGTTATATTTATTAATTTCAGATCTATATGTATTTGTGTCATGTTTGTTTGATGTATTCCCTGCAATTAGTGCAGATTTGTTTGAATAAAATGACCTTTtctatatatatgaaaaaaagaatagatgTTTTAATTTGATAGTTGACACTTATTACTTAACCAAGGGAATTGGTCTTTTAAGATAAATTTGGTTAATAATACAGTAGCATCTTTTCAATCTTGGGCCGCGGTTACagaaatttttttggattaataATTACATTTACTTTTTTGAAATTCGGGCAAACTAGTGATGAGGCTCCATAGTTTGCCcaaattacaaaacaaaacGTCAAATCCCAAAGTTGTAACGTATTCACCCCTGCCGTCACTTAATTTACTATCAAACATTTATTTTGAGTGATATCAGCAAATTTATACAATGAAAGCCCTAAAATACCCCTAGGTCgatttcttttcttctatttCTACCTTTGGCTGTTTCCTTTGCCATTTTCTTAATCTTAACATATAATTATTCAAACTTTTATTTAACGAGGGAATGGAAGATTTTATTGCTATTATTAATTTTTAGATCCCTCCTTTCCTCGTTTAAGTGGCCATCAATTTCTAATTCGATAGTTAAGTTTGAAAAGAATAATAAGGATACTTTTATCACTTCAGCCCCTTAGTAACTGAAGCATGGATGAAGATAGTGTAATTTGATCAAATCACAGAGATTGATTACTAGTTTGGTTAAACCTCAAGGgaagtaaatgtaattaacccaaaaTTTTCCGCAAGGGTTTCTGCATTGTACTTTTGGTTGAAGTTGAACTACCCAatgatagggaaaaaaaaaataaaacttgatTGCAATTTTGACATTCTCAATTTTCATAAATTGCTGGGGAATTGCATTTAGTTCTGTCTTATTGCACTTTGGGACGTGATGCATCTACTCTGACGAATACTATTTTCTTAACAAGTTAAATAGTAGTAGTCTAACTATTGTTTTTTGTGCATGGATGTACAAAAACAGTAAATTATTTTCACCTAAGTGATACTTATTCAATTTTGTTCTCATTCTGTGAGGGAAGTGACTTGAATACCCAAACTGTTTTACTACTActtggttaatttttttttttaagactgGAATTTGATTTGCCTATGCTGCTATAGTGATGGCATTCCTTTCTAGTTTTTTTTCCCCATTAAACCTAATAAATGGGAGAAACTTTTCCTCAATGATCAGTAATGGTACAATATGGGGTGCCATTATAATATCAAGTACTTCGCTtttagacctcaaaatcaattCATAATCTCGTGATTAATATACAATGTCTGAATATACTTTTATTAGAATGATTTGTCTTCAGTCCTATAACATGTATTCCAAGCATTAGATAGCTAACAGAACACTTATAAGAAGAAAATCAGTTCTCCACTACCACTTACTCATGAATGATCAGGGCAAACGTCTCCATTTATGTAGGATGCTTAGATTGCACAAATGTAGCACTGGAGTTCTTTAAAAATTAAGGGAAAATGGAATGGCATAAAAtagccaaaaaaaatgaaaaagaaaaaacaaacagAGGTTTGTGGGTATGTGAATAAACCCTTCCAACATCAATCTGTCAAATATTTTGCTTTGGTACAGTATAAAACCAATATGCACTCAAAATtctatttgtttttgtttttttttgctaaTAGAGTCTACTCTTTTGATCTCCTATACCCATTGTTTGCGGTTGTTCCACATCCATCGTGATATATCGAGTGATACGTATATTATAgtacataaattttttttaaaatctaaaaaaattactaaaaatagaaaatactgTAACAAGCACAATTATCAGATTATATTTGTTAAACACCTACattgtcatatatatatatatatatataaccaatTACCTATAGCATTAAAAGTAAATCATTTTAGCATTAAGAACACCTTTTATTCCTATTTTATATGACATCAAAAGTTAAATGTAAGATTAAAACCATTATATTTTACACAACACAATATTAATCCCACTCAAACTGATGATAACATataaatgaagaaatttgttgAACAAACCATAAATCTAATCAAAGTAATTATATTGTTAAGCATACGTAACACAaatttgcaaatcacataacaaaaatattatatattaaatctagaaaaaatagtaaattataaataaaacctttaataatttcaaataaatgaACAAATTAACAAAACTAAATTAACAAAGCTTTGCTCAAATAGCTGATCTGCACTTCCATGGAATAAGCCCAATAAAATTCATTTATAAAATCCACCTTCAAAATGTCAATTCCATGCCCTTGAAAGCCCATAAATTTGAAAGTTGAAAAGCCCATATTTCCCTTATTGTCACATTAGCATCAATTTAAGCCTTTAATCCCAACTCCTTTATATTGACCCGTCAGATTAGGATAACTAGTTATGACTACTATGTTGGATCTTCCTTATCGACTGTCAAGTCTTAAGCCTTTCTTTCACTTCCCTTCCTTTCCCTTCCCATTACTGAAGGACTTAGTTTTAAATTCgtttgaatatcaaaatttttcaaataatatttcgtttacatcataaaaatattttttaacccatctttttatattttaattatctttttatctcacatacattatatCATAAAAATTGCTACAGtatttattccaaataatattctatccaaacaactcttttcttttctaacaaAAACAGAGGCAAAGGAAGGACTTCGTAAGGATGGGATTCAACTCACACAAGATTGTTGGCTACTGCTAGGAAAAATGGAGATGGGGTTGACTTCTAGAAAGATGAATACATAAGCTTTCAATTATTAGGTGTTCAATTTATCAGTAAAAGTTAAAACAgaagaggtgaaacaatatagCTATGATAGAAAGCAATTGTcattgtgatttgtgaaccgTTGAAGTGGCACCAATTTGTTTCATCTAAAATGGTAGGGTAATAACTCTGTTTCTGCAAAATTTTGTTTGGCATTATTTGATTCCCGAGTCAACTCGGAGTTGACTCGAAGATTTGGGTCAATtctgggcattacgagttctaCTCAGTCATTGGCTAAGTTAGAGCGACTCGCTACGGATATGGATTTATTCGGGATTCGATAATCGATATTGTAACGGTTTCCTCCGTTCCGTTATGACTCGATCGAGTCGTGTcggactcggccgagtcgaGATGGCTAACCACGCTAGTACCATATGCATTTTTCAGAATAAGACAATGTAAGACTCTTAATAAGAGAGAGAATATGAAATCTCCATCAAGCTAAATCCCAATCAAATGGGAAATAATCTTTATAGAAACAAAAGATTCTTGTGTTGACGAAGTACAGAGTGTAATAGCAATTCAAAACAGTTAACTGATTTCCCTGCTAATGCCCTTCCATAAACCTTTGCCACAGGGATAGCAACTGAAAGCAGTTTTCCACCCTTCCCCTCTCCCATCCTACTTTCAGTCACTTTTCATCAGAGAGATGATCATTGCACTGGGCTCGGAGCAGCTAAATAGCTGAGACATTTGAGACATGGGAAAgaaataacaaataaataagtatattaaataaaaacataaaaaacaaTTATTTTCTCTTCAGAGTGCTAGTTGCTCTAATCAAATCTCCTTAGCCATTTCCCTAACAGAGCTATAAAGAAGGCTCTAAGGTCACTTGCTCCCAAACCCAAAATCTGGTTGGTGATTCAACCTTTTCCCGTCCATTCAAATGCGACCCCTTCTTCTCATCTTCCCTCCCCGTTGCAAACATCTTTGCAGCTGCTCCCCTCTTTTGGTTACTGAAGGAATGGCAAAGAGAGACACATAATAACAAGGTAACCTCAGCAGGGTGCTTTTCTTGCTCCTTTTGAGACATTTTCCTTTCGATCAGCTAATTCATTTCTGAGTTCCAATGCAGGATTCCAGGCCTCTTTAGCTTTCTAGTTGGCCTCTAAAGGCAGTCCCAAGCAAGAAGTTGATTCCATGTCATCGTACTTAATGAAGCAATGGAGCTCAAAAGTGATGAATGGTTCAACAATGTGTCCAACTACAAATGTGAGCATGGGTGTTCTATTTGTACAACCAGTTAATTGAGACTTCAGGATCAGTGATTTTTGACCAACACGTTAGACAAGAAGCAGTAGTAACTTCAAGAATCACTATCATAATGTGGATGCATAATTCTCTAAAACCGGAGAAAAAGGGGGTACCTGAAGGAGATTTTATATAATCTGAGCCAACCAAGCTACATGGAAGTTCAAGTTTGATCTTGTTGTTGGCTATGTACCTCAACATGGTGGCACATTAGAGCAAAAGAATTCCAGTAATCAGACTCAAACATCTCTAGATGATTACTCGATACTTGAGCTTGCAGAACCTGATTACTCCACCATAAATCAATCTTAAGCATAACTATCTACCTGCTATGATTTGAAGTACTATATCTTAATGATACTGCTTCAAAGGAAGAGACAGAAAAGAATATCACAATAACTCGCCAGAAATAGAGCCAGTACAATGTAATAAAATGAACTAAGATATACTTAAGCCAGGCTACTTTCTTAGGCTTTCTAATCCAAAAATAGTATCCACAATGTATCACATAACACTTGCTTTCTGAACTTGCAAAAACGTAGTGTTCAAGATGCATCaagagataaaaaaatattctCCTAAAGCTCCATCAAAGAATAGAATAAAACTCAAGATAACTTTCTCTGTGGAATACCAAATATGCATCActgaagagaaggaaaaagaacttAAATTTACAATAATAGAAGAATGCAGGGATAATACTTTTAATTTGAGAACCAACAGGTGCTCTCAACGTACAGCTTCTAAATAGAATACCTAGCTCAGAATTGACATATTTGAGTTCAATCGGTCACTAAAGTGAATACCATGGCAAAACTAAGAATCTCTTGAAAGGCTACCTCAAGCTAAAATACGTCAACATACTGGACAGAATGAAACGAGAAAACATGAAAAGTACTAGGTAAGGCATACATAATTAAAACTCTGCTCAATCAGGAAAAGAGAATGTATTCTAATGTTCAAGTGGTGAATCCAAATTTTAATAACTAATTTATAGAAATAAACATTGAACTGCTTATTTTCTCAGTTATATTAATAGAAGATTAGTTCATCTTCTTCCATGATTGTGCCTAATTTTTGACTCCTCAACTTCAGAAATAGAACAATCACCTTAAGCACTTAAGATGACAGGGATACTAAAATGTAATAAATGCTTGTCAAAGTCATCATTTGCATTGACAACTCTTTCTCTCACTTCCAAGGATCCATATTTGGCTGATGAAGACTATTTACTTTGCCAATTACTCAA
The DNA window shown above is from Coffea arabica cultivar ET-39 chromosome 5e, Coffea Arabica ET-39 HiFi, whole genome shotgun sequence and carries:
- the LOC113743733 gene encoding aspartyl protease family protein 2-like; its protein translation is MNFLVGLVFVYLFSCGFVATGRGGILSLKNLKANVSHLAGIELPDHSSFNAVSSSANTGCNFATTKKATMDAVATDKNFYNEEEEEEEEDDDDDDDARNLGNQHKPTVKLHLKRRSGGKEAKGKDSVLESTTRDLVRIQTLHTRIVEKKNQNTISRLKKVARQSQNHYRRSLIALAASPEPQSSQLSGQLMATLASGVSLGSGEYFMDVFVGTPPKHYSLILDTGSDLNWIQCVPCYDCFEQNGPFYDPKDSSTFRNISCHDPRCHLVSSPDPPQPCKSENQTCPYFYWYGDSSNTTGDFALETFTVNLTNPSGKSEFKTVENVMFGCGHWNRGLFHGAAGLLGLGRGPLSFSSQLQSLYGHSFSYCLVDRNSNASVSSKLIFGEDKDLLSHPGLNFTTLVSAGKENNPVDTFYYVQIKSLLVGGEVLNIPEGTWNLSSEGAGGTIIDSGTTLSYFADPAYKIIKEAFMKKVKNYPIVEDFPILFPCYNVSGVEKLELPSFGIIFGDGAVWNFPQENYFIKLEPEEVVCLAILGTPTSSLSILGNYQQQNFHILYDTRQSRLGYAPTKCSEV